The Sphingomonas sp. So64.6b genome includes a region encoding these proteins:
- a CDS encoding NAD(P)-dependent oxidoreductase, translating into MVAQLALIGFGEAATAFAPGLDAAMIAYDIKSDRHRLANVAMAATNAEALSGAAAALSLVTADQSLAAAEAAASHIAPGAFWFDMNSVAPDTKRAAAAAIEAAGGRHVDVAIMSPVLPQRAAVPLLLSGPHAEAGAELLRSIGFGSVRVVPGETGRASSIKMIRSVMVKGIEALIAECVIAADRAGVLDEVIASLNASWPGVDWAQKADYNLDRMMIHGLRRAAEMEEVVKTLDTLGTGAAMTRGTVERQRAIGELGLTPEPGLGAKLKAVTPAKAGVSTLQSAPTRQKTPAFAEVTDVGMTESAK; encoded by the coding sequence ATGGTTGCGCAACTGGCATTGATCGGGTTCGGAGAGGCCGCGACAGCGTTCGCGCCGGGGCTCGATGCTGCGATGATCGCTTATGACATCAAGTCGGATCGCCATCGCCTGGCCAACGTCGCGATGGCCGCGACCAATGCCGAAGCACTTTCAGGTGCAGCCGCCGCGTTATCGCTGGTGACCGCCGACCAGTCGCTCGCCGCTGCCGAGGCTGCTGCATCGCATATCGCCCCGGGCGCCTTCTGGTTCGACATGAACAGCGTGGCGCCCGATACCAAGCGTGCCGCTGCAGCCGCGATCGAGGCGGCCGGCGGGCGGCATGTCGATGTTGCGATCATGTCGCCGGTGCTTCCGCAGCGTGCCGCTGTGCCATTGCTTCTGTCCGGTCCGCATGCCGAGGCAGGGGCGGAATTGCTGCGCAGCATTGGCTTCGGCTCGGTGCGCGTCGTGCCGGGCGAGACCGGGCGTGCTTCTTCGATCAAGATGATCCGGTCGGTGATGGTGAAGGGTATCGAGGCGCTGATCGCCGAATGCGTCATTGCGGCCGATCGGGCCGGCGTCCTGGACGAGGTCATCGCGTCACTCAATGCGAGTTGGCCGGGCGTCGATTGGGCGCAGAAGGCGGACTATAATCTTGACCGCATGATGATCCACGGTCTGCGCCGCGCCGCCGAAATGGAGGAAGTGGTGAAGACGCTCGATACGCTCGGCACGGGTGCGGCGATGACACGCGGCACGGTCGAGCGCCAACGCGCGATCGGGGAATTGGGGCTGACGCCCGAACCGGGGCTCGGCGCCAAGCTGAAAGCCGTCACCCCGGCGAAGGCTGGGGTCTCCACGTTACAAAGCGCGCCCACGCGGCAAAAGACCCCAGCTTTCGCTGAGGTGACGGACGTTGGAATGACGGAGAGTGCGAAATGA
- a CDS encoding amidohydrolase family protein, with the protein MTMIIDCHGHYTTAPPQHDAWRDAQKAAFKSGETPPPYPAISDDEIRETIETNQLKLLKERGADMTIFSPRASTMAHHVGDEAVSKQWARVSNDLIARVCALYPDTFAGVCMLPQSPKADLQGSIEELERCVTELAFIGCNLNPDPGGGHFAFPALTDRYWYPFYEKMVELDVPAMIHVSGSCNPALHATGAFYIAADTIAFMQLIQGDLFKDFPALRFIIPHGGGAVPYHWGRYRGLADMLKQPSLDTHVMNNVYFDTCVYHQPGVDLLAKVIDTKNILFGSEMVGAVRGIDPQTGQYFDDTKRYVDALPVSDADKHAIFEGNARRVFPRLDLKLKERGL; encoded by the coding sequence ATGACCATGATCATCGATTGCCATGGCCATTACACCACCGCGCCGCCGCAGCATGATGCCTGGCGCGATGCGCAAAAGGCTGCGTTCAAGTCAGGCGAAACGCCACCGCCCTACCCCGCCATCTCCGACGACGAGATCCGCGAGACGATCGAGACCAACCAGCTCAAGCTCCTCAAGGAGCGCGGCGCGGACATGACGATTTTCTCACCGCGCGCCTCGACCATGGCGCACCATGTCGGCGATGAGGCCGTGTCCAAACAATGGGCGCGCGTCTCGAACGATCTGATCGCGCGGGTGTGCGCGCTCTACCCCGACACCTTCGCCGGCGTGTGCATGTTGCCGCAATCGCCCAAGGCCGATCTGCAAGGGTCGATCGAAGAGCTGGAACGGTGCGTTACCGAACTCGCCTTTATCGGCTGCAATCTCAACCCCGATCCCGGCGGCGGGCATTTCGCGTTTCCGGCGCTGACCGACCGCTATTGGTATCCATTCTACGAGAAGATGGTCGAGCTCGACGTGCCGGCAATGATCCATGTCTCGGGATCGTGCAATCCGGCGCTGCACGCGACCGGCGCCTTCTACATCGCCGCCGATACGATCGCCTTCATGCAGCTGATCCAGGGCGATCTGTTCAAGGACTTCCCGGCGCTTCGCTTCATCATCCCGCATGGCGGCGGCGCGGTGCCCTATCATTGGGGGCGCTATCGCGGTTTGGCCGACATGCTCAAGCAGCCGAGCCTCGACACGCATGTGATGAACAATGTCTATTTCGACACCTGCGTCTATCATCAGCCCGGCGTGGACCTGCTGGCCAAGGTGATCGACACCAAGAACATCTTGTTCGGCAGCGAGATGGTCGGCGCGGTGCGCGGCATCGACCCGCAGACCGGGCAATATTTCGACGACACCAAACGCTATGTCGACGCGCTGCCGGTCAGCGACGCGGACAAGCACGCGATCTTCGAAGGCAATGCGCGCCGCGTGTTTCCACGCCTTGATCTCAAATTGAAGGAACGCGGATTGTGA
- the ligA gene encoding protocatechuate 4,5-dioxygenase subunit alpha: MTEARDIHAYLAEFDDIPGTRVFTAARARQGYHLNQFAMSLMKAENRERWKADERTYLDGWKLSEEQKQAVLDRDYNRLLDLGGNIYFLAKVFSTDGQSFLQAVSTMSGMSLEDYSAMMIAGGRSPEGVRSIKGKN, from the coding sequence GTGACCGAAGCACGCGACATTCACGCCTATCTCGCCGAATTCGACGATATTCCCGGTACCCGCGTTTTCACGGCGGCGCGGGCGCGACAGGGCTATCACCTCAACCAGTTCGCGATGAGCCTGATGAAGGCCGAAAATCGCGAGCGCTGGAAGGCCGATGAACGCACATATCTCGACGGGTGGAAGCTCAGCGAAGAACAGAAACAGGCGGTGCTCGACCGCGATTACAATCGCCTGCTCGACCTCGGCGGCAACATCTATTTCCTCGCCAAGGTCTTCTCGACCGACGGGCAGAGCTTTCTCCAAGCGGTCAGCACCATGTCGGGCATGAGCCTGGAAGATTATTCGGCGATGATGATCGCCGGCGGCCGCTCGCCCGAAGGCGTGCGCTCCATAAAAGGGAAGAATTGA
- a CDS encoding class III extradiol dioxygenase subunit beta: protein MARITAGVATSHIPALGAAVDLGKTGEDYWKPAFAGYDWTKEWEKAAKPDVVILVYNDHASAFDMKIIPTFAIGCGEEYKPADEGWGPRKVPTVIGHPDLAWHIAQSLILDEFDMTIINEMDVDHGLTVPLTMMFGQPEAWPCKVIPLAVNVVTYPPPSGNRCWALGEAIARAVASFPEDLNVQVWGTGGMSHQLQGPRAGLINREWDNRFLDGLIGDSDALRRIEHIEYLRETGSEGIEMVMWLVMRGALGKATKLLHRHYHVPASNTAVGHIVLEPV from the coding sequence ATGGCGCGTATCACCGCCGGCGTGGCGACCAGCCATATCCCCGCGCTTGGCGCGGCGGTCGATCTCGGCAAAACGGGCGAGGATTATTGGAAGCCCGCCTTTGCCGGATATGACTGGACCAAGGAATGGGAAAAGGCTGCCAAGCCCGATGTCGTGATCCTGGTCTATAACGACCATGCATCAGCCTTCGACATGAAGATCATCCCGACCTTCGCGATCGGCTGCGGCGAGGAATACAAGCCTGCCGATGAAGGCTGGGGGCCGCGTAAGGTACCGACGGTGATCGGTCATCCAGACCTCGCCTGGCATATCGCGCAGAGCCTGATCCTCGACGAATTCGACATGACGATCATCAATGAGATGGACGTCGATCATGGCCTGACAGTGCCGCTGACGATGATGTTCGGCCAGCCTGAGGCATGGCCGTGCAAGGTGATCCCGCTCGCGGTCAATGTCGTCACCTATCCCCCGCCGTCGGGCAATCGCTGCTGGGCGCTCGGCGAGGCGATCGCCCGCGCGGTGGCAAGTTTTCCCGAAGATCTCAACGTGCAGGTCTGGGGCACCGGCGGGATGAGTCATCAGCTCCAGGGGCCACGCGCCGGGCTGATCAACCGGGAATGGGACAACAGGTTTCTCGACGGGCTGATCGGCGATTCCGACGCGCTGCGCCGTATCGAGCATATCGAATATCTACGCGAAACGGGCAGCGAGGGGATCGAGATGGTGATGTGGCTGGTCATGCGCGGCGCGCTTGGGAAAGCCACGAAACTGTTGCACCGGCATTATCATGTGCCCGCCAGCAACACGGCGGTCGGGCACATCGTGCTGGAGCCGGTTTGA
- a CDS encoding Gfo/Idh/MocA family oxidoreductase has product MKIALAGAGAFGEKHLDGLKLIDGVEVVSLVGRRLEATQAIADKYGIGHATTDLADSLARDDVDAVILCTPTQMHADQAIQCMNAGKHVQVEIPLADSLADAEAVLAKQQETGLTCMVGHTRRFNPSHQYIHNRIKAGEFNVRQMDVQTYFFRRQNMNAKGEARSWTDHLLWHHAAHTVDLFAYQAGPIVKANAIEGPIHPELGIAMDMSIQLKAESGAICTLSLSFNNDGPLGTFFRYIGDSATYVARYDDLFTGKEETIDVSHVAVSMNGIELQDREFIAAIREGREPNSSVAQVLPCYRVLDALERQLAG; this is encoded by the coding sequence ATGAAAATCGCCCTGGCCGGTGCCGGCGCCTTTGGTGAAAAGCATCTCGACGGCCTCAAACTGATCGACGGCGTCGAAGTCGTGTCGCTGGTCGGGCGTCGCCTTGAAGCCACTCAGGCGATCGCTGACAAATATGGCATCGGCCATGCGACGACCGATCTCGCCGACAGCCTCGCGCGCGACGATGTCGACGCGGTGATCCTGTGCACCCCGACACAGATGCATGCCGATCAGGCGATTCAGTGCATGAATGCGGGCAAGCACGTCCAGGTCGAGATTCCACTCGCCGACAGCCTGGCCGACGCCGAGGCAGTACTCGCCAAACAGCAGGAGACCGGCCTGACCTGCATGGTCGGCCATACGCGGCGCTTCAATCCCAGCCATCAATATATCCACAACCGGATCAAGGCGGGCGAGTTCAATGTCCGGCAGATGGACGTGCAGACCTATTTCTTCCGCCGCCAGAACATGAACGCCAAAGGTGAGGCACGCAGCTGGACCGATCATCTGCTGTGGCATCACGCAGCGCACACCGTCGATCTGTTCGCCTATCAGGCCGGGCCGATCGTCAAGGCCAACGCGATCGAGGGGCCGATCCATCCCGAGCTGGGCATTGCGATGGACATGTCGATCCAGTTGAAGGCGGAAAGCGGCGCGATCTGCACGCTCTCGCTCAGCTTCAACAATGACGGGCCGCTCGGCACCTTCTTTCGCTATATCGGCGACAGCGCGACTTATGTCGCGCGCTACGACGATCTGTTCACCGGCAAGGAAGAGACGATCGACGTGTCGCATGTCGCTGTATCGATGAACGGTATCGAACTGCAGGACCGCGAGTTCATCGCCGCGATCCGCGAGGGCCGCGAGCCCAACAGTTCGGTCGCGCAAGTCCTGCCCTGTTATCGGGTGCTCGACGCGCTCGAGCGGCAACTCGCCGGTTGA
- a CDS encoding cobalamin-independent methionine synthase II family protein — MTIATSHVGSLPRGPELTPLLLARDAGEPYDAEAFDTVVQTAVDAAVAAQVDAGVTVVSDGELGKVGYSTYIIERLEGFGGNSPRKPALDLAPLPELRTKLAAIMGAQEFTRASCIAPVKLVNLQPLHDDIRRFRTALDRHGKGTRAFLNAASPGLITAFQANAYYPTHEAYLTDLVEAMRPEYEAIAAAGFELQLDCPDLAMSRHTGYQDMDEAEFLRTIEANVDALNAATANIPAGQMRMHICWGNYEGPHDHDIPLERIIDIVLKARPSTILFEAANPRHEHEWKVWRDAKLPDDKILAPGLIDTCSNYVEHPELIAQRIERFAGIVGTDRVVASTDCGFGTFAGYGKIDPAVTWKKLRALREGADIAAARLG; from the coding sequence ATGACAATCGCCACCAGCCATGTCGGCAGCCTTCCGCGCGGCCCCGAATTGACCCCTTTGCTCCTCGCCCGCGATGCTGGCGAACCCTATGACGCCGAGGCCTTCGATACGGTTGTGCAAACGGCGGTCGATGCGGCGGTGGCGGCGCAGGTCGATGCCGGAGTCACGGTGGTCAGCGACGGCGAACTCGGCAAGGTCGGTTATTCGACCTATATCATCGAGCGGCTCGAAGGATTTGGCGGGAACAGTCCGCGCAAGCCCGCGCTCGACCTTGCGCCCCTACCTGAATTGCGCACCAAGCTGGCGGCAATCATGGGCGCGCAGGAGTTCACGCGAGCCTCGTGCATCGCGCCGGTCAAGCTGGTGAATTTGCAACCGCTGCATGACGATATCCGCCGCTTCCGCACCGCGCTCGACCGGCACGGCAAGGGGACGCGCGCGTTCCTCAACGCGGCGTCGCCGGGGCTGATCACCGCGTTTCAGGCCAACGCCTATTACCCCACCCATGAGGCCTATCTGACCGACCTGGTCGAGGCGATGCGGCCCGAATATGAGGCGATCGCGGCGGCCGGGTTCGAGCTGCAACTCGACTGCCCAGACCTCGCCATGTCGCGGCACACCGGGTATCAGGACATGGATGAGGCCGAGTTCCTCCGCACGATCGAAGCAAATGTCGACGCGCTGAACGCGGCCACCGCCAATATCCCGGCGGGCCAGATGCGGATGCATATCTGCTGGGGCAATTATGAAGGCCCGCACGATCACGACATCCCGCTCGAGCGGATTATCGACATCGTGCTGAAGGCGCGGCCATCGACCATCCTGTTCGAGGCGGCCAATCCGCGCCACGAGCATGAGTGGAAGGTGTGGCGCGACGCGAAACTGCCCGACGACAAGATCCTGGCGCCGGGGCTGATCGACACCTGTTCCAACTATGTCGAGCATCCCGAACTGATCGCGCAGCGCATTGAGCGTTTTGCCGGAATCGTCGGCACCGACCGGGTGGTGGCGAGCACCGATTGCGGCTTCGGCACCTTTGCCGGCTATGGCAAGATCGACCCTGCCGTCACCTGGAAAAAACTGCGCGCATTGCGCGAAGGCGCCGACATCGCGGCGGCCCGCCTCGGCTGA
- a CDS encoding TonB-dependent receptor, translating to MKTILMTTAALLASTSAYAQTAPVVQEATPQVDAASDEGPDIIVTAQKRNQSLQDVSAAVSAIGADRLQTAQINNIQDLQSIVPAVNFGSDFNQAKIFIRGVGANTSTTGSATGVAFHVDGAYVARAEAQLTSLFDVERVEVLRGPQGALYGRNAVGGSINLITAKPSDTFEGYARLTYGNYNAITGEVAIGGPITNGVSFRVAAKTEDRDGYGMNPVSGRDIDDLNRRMGRVQLLFDLAPKTTLLLSGEYFRQDDSSGAIHYLRASFPGVARLAPLGVGGYATNPRDLATESSPGTKSETYSFTGTFHTDLTDTLGITNITNYRRFRTSLFQDLDLSAVVDSLPTNGQATTVQERRIDSKQFSNEFQINYNSDLMNAVVGLFYFNERQRPIDNVGLSNRNGMFQNIAVLQAAGVDLNTAYALCGYSPGTVSGGSTVIAPKRVCTHSNLGDETFAIFGQTEIKLGAIADALSGVTIKLGGRWSSEHVDSENPAIIITRNGLGPVLQYTAAGTHRERTFKDFTPTAGLEWKPNDDLLLYYTYSEGFKAGSPENAAGSTTIVNPETIANHEIGIKASVARWLTVNLAGYSYTLDGLQLNKTIAGGPSGYTTIFQNAAKTRAKGFELEVNARPVQGLSLSGAVSYTDSHFVDYLTLDPLNPANVATPGSPAYDPITNPSPTAFGAPGGGPIQLAGNPTRNSPRWSWNMHAAYEVDVPSLNGSITPSIDVSYKGKTYFSEFKRDIESANAYALVDASLNYQLDGKKINFQIWVKNLTDKFRPSSTFALATGRLIGATWLPPRTFGATLGYKF from the coding sequence ATGAAGACGATTCTGATGACGACCGCGGCCCTTCTGGCTTCGACCAGTGCCTATGCCCAAACCGCGCCGGTCGTGCAGGAGGCCACACCGCAAGTCGATGCCGCGAGCGATGAGGGACCCGACATCATCGTGACCGCGCAGAAGCGCAACCAGTCGCTGCAGGACGTGAGCGCGGCGGTGAGCGCGATCGGTGCCGACCGGCTGCAGACCGCCCAGATCAACAATATCCAGGACTTGCAGTCGATCGTTCCGGCGGTCAATTTCGGCAGCGATTTCAACCAGGCCAAGATCTTCATCCGCGGCGTCGGCGCCAACACCTCGACCACCGGCAGCGCCACCGGCGTCGCTTTCCATGTCGATGGCGCCTATGTCGCACGCGCCGAGGCACAGCTTACTTCGCTGTTCGACGTCGAGCGGGTCGAAGTGCTGCGCGGGCCGCAGGGTGCGCTGTACGGTCGCAACGCGGTGGGCGGTTCGATCAACCTGATCACCGCCAAGCCGAGCGACACGTTCGAAGGCTATGCCCGGCTCACTTATGGCAATTACAACGCGATCACCGGCGAGGTCGCAATCGGCGGTCCAATCACTAATGGCGTGAGCTTCCGCGTCGCCGCCAAGACCGAGGACCGCGACGGCTACGGCATGAACCCGGTCAGCGGACGCGATATCGACGACCTCAACCGCCGCATGGGCCGGGTCCAGCTGCTGTTCGATCTTGCCCCCAAGACGACATTGCTGCTGAGCGGCGAATATTTCCGCCAGGACGATTCATCGGGCGCGATCCATTATCTGCGCGCCTCCTTCCCCGGTGTGGCACGGCTCGCCCCGCTCGGCGTCGGCGGCTATGCGACCAATCCTCGCGACCTGGCGACGGAATCGAGCCCCGGCACCAAATCCGAAACCTATTCCTTCACCGGCACCTTCCATACCGATCTGACCGACACACTCGGCATCACCAACATCACCAATTACCGCCGTTTCCGCACCTCGCTGTTCCAGGATCTCGATCTGTCGGCGGTGGTCGACAGCCTGCCCACCAATGGCCAGGCGACGACGGTGCAGGAACGCCGGATCGATTCAAAGCAGTTCAGCAACGAATTCCAGATCAACTATAATTCCGACCTGATGAACGCGGTGGTGGGGCTGTTCTACTTCAACGAGCGGCAGCGCCCGATCGACAATGTGGGTTTAAGCAACCGCAACGGCATGTTCCAGAATATCGCAGTGCTGCAAGCGGCCGGCGTCGACCTCAACACCGCCTATGCGCTGTGCGGCTATTCGCCGGGCACGGTCTCGGGCGGCTCGACCGTTATCGCCCCGAAGCGCGTCTGCACGCATTCGAATCTCGGCGACGAGACCTTCGCGATCTTCGGCCAGACCGAGATCAAGCTCGGCGCGATCGCCGATGCACTGAGCGGCGTGACGATCAAGCTTGGCGGCCGCTGGTCGAGCGAGCATGTCGATTCGGAAAACCCGGCGATCATCATCACGCGCAACGGCCTTGGGCCAGTACTGCAATATACCGCCGCCGGCACTCATCGCGAGCGGACCTTCAAGGACTTCACGCCGACCGCCGGGCTCGAATGGAAGCCGAACGACGATCTGCTGCTTTATTATACCTATTCGGAAGGGTTCAAAGCGGGCTCGCCCGAGAACGCCGCGGGCAGCACCACGATCGTCAATCCGGAGACCATCGCCAATCACGAAATCGGCATCAAGGCGTCCGTGGCGCGCTGGCTGACGGTCAATCTGGCGGGCTATAGCTATACGCTGGACGGCCTGCAGTTGAACAAGACGATCGCTGGCGGCCCGAGCGGCTATACGACGATCTTCCAGAACGCCGCCAAGACCCGCGCCAAAGGTTTCGAGCTGGAGGTCAATGCGCGGCCGGTACAGGGGCTCTCGCTTTCAGGCGCGGTTTCCTACACCGACTCGCACTTCGTCGATTATCTGACACTCGATCCGCTGAACCCGGCAAACGTCGCCACACCCGGCAGCCCGGCCTATGACCCGATCACCAACCCCAGCCCCACCGCATTCGGCGCACCCGGCGGCGGGCCGATCCAGCTCGCCGGCAACCCGACGCGCAACAGCCCGCGCTGGTCGTGGAACATGCACGCCGCCTATGAGGTCGATGTGCCGAGCCTGAACGGGTCGATCACGCCGTCGATCGATGTGTCGTATAAGGGCAAGACCTATTTCAGCGAGTTCAAGCGCGATATCGAAAGCGCCAATGCCTATGCTCTGGTCGACGCGTCGCTAAACTATCAACTCGACGGCAAGAAGATCAATTTCCAGATCTGGGTCAAGAACCTGACCGACAAGTTCCGGCCATCGAGCACTTTCGCGCTCGCCACCGGACGCCTGATCGGTGCGACCTGGTTGCCGCCGCGGACCTTCGGCGCGACGCTGGGTTACAAGTTCTAG
- the ligA gene encoding protocatechuate 4,5-dioxygenase subunit alpha → MSTAARDRLGYDLADLDDIPGTTIFTTASSRRAYQLHRFCMSLMKADNRAAFKADEGAWLDRFGMTAEQRQGVLDRDFNALIATGGNIYFLVKISNTDGWSVQKAVGTMAGMSAEEYGAMMLAGGRSPAGNRSIKGGY, encoded by the coding sequence ATGAGCACCGCCGCGCGCGACAGGCTGGGGTACGACCTGGCAGACCTGGACGATATTCCGGGGACGACGATCTTCACCACGGCCAGCTCGCGGCGGGCCTATCAGCTGCACCGCTTCTGCATGTCGTTGATGAAGGCGGATAATCGTGCCGCCTTCAAGGCCGATGAGGGCGCCTGGCTCGACCGGTTCGGCATGACCGCCGAACAGCGTCAGGGCGTGCTCGATCGCGACTTCAACGCGCTGATCGCGACCGGCGGAAACATCTATTTCCTGGTCAAGATCTCCAACACGGATGGCTGGAGCGTACAGAAGGCGGTCGGCACGATGGCGGGGATGAGCGCCGAGGAATATGGCGCGATGATGCTCGCCGGCGGCCGGTCGCCCGCAGGCAATCGATCGATCAAGGGAGGCTATTGA
- a CDS encoding class III extradiol dioxygenase subunit beta produces MARITAGVGTSHVPAIGAAIDLGKTEDAYWAPLFAGYEWSRAWERDARPDVVILVFNDHATSLMLEVVPTFAIGCADSYTPADEGWGARPVPVVEGHAELSAHIAQSLIIDEFDMTILNEMEVDHGMTVPLSLLFGEVDRWPVRVVPIMVNVTQFPPPSGDRCWRLGEAIARAVESFPEDLNVQIWGTGGMSHQLQGPRAGLINQEFDRDFLEKLSADPQALRTITHYDYLREAGSEGIELIMWLIMRGALGPDIAERHRFYHVPASNTAVGHVVLEAA; encoded by the coding sequence ATGGCGCGGATCACGGCAGGCGTCGGCACCAGCCATGTCCCGGCGATCGGTGCGGCGATCGACCTCGGCAAGACCGAAGATGCCTATTGGGCACCGCTCTTCGCCGGTTATGAATGGAGCCGCGCCTGGGAACGCGACGCACGGCCGGACGTCGTCATCCTGGTCTTCAACGACCATGCGACCAGCCTGATGCTGGAAGTCGTGCCGACCTTCGCGATCGGCTGCGCCGACAGCTACACGCCCGCCGATGAAGGCTGGGGCGCGCGCCCGGTGCCGGTGGTCGAGGGGCATGCCGAACTCTCCGCGCATATCGCGCAAAGCCTGATCATCGACGAATTCGACATGACCATTCTCAACGAGATGGAAGTCGATCACGGCATGACCGTGCCGCTCTCCTTGCTGTTCGGCGAGGTCGATCGCTGGCCGGTGCGGGTCGTGCCGATCATGGTCAATGTGACCCAGTTTCCGCCGCCCTCGGGAGATCGCTGCTGGCGGCTGGGCGAAGCGATCGCCCGCGCGGTAGAGAGCTTTCCGGAGGATTTAAACGTCCAGATCTGGGGTACGGGCGGCATGAGTCACCAACTGCAGGGTCCCCGCGCCGGCCTGATCAATCAGGAATTCGATCGAGACTTTCTCGAAAAACTCAGCGCCGATCCGCAAGCGCTGCGCACGATCACCCATTATGATTATCTGCGCGAGGCAGGGTCGGAGGGAATCGAGCTGATCATGTGGCTGATCATGCGCGGCGCGCTCGGCCCCGACATCGCCGAGCGTCATCGCTTCTATCATGTGCCGGCGTCCAATACGGCGGTCGGACATGTCGTGCTGGAGGCGGCATGA
- a CDS encoding nuclear transport factor 2 family protein — protein sequence MSDTPTDQERRAIEGECARLVNRYANLNDAGDWDAVAALYAADGSMTRPTAPDQPIVGREAILAAFLARPSRTTRHICANIVIDVESPTMARGESAMLLFTGAAAPLVGSFHDRFVLTTDGWRFAERRGSILFAP from the coding sequence ATGAGCGACACGCCGACCGATCAGGAACGGCGCGCGATCGAAGGAGAGTGCGCCCGGCTCGTCAATCGCTATGCCAATCTCAACGATGCGGGCGATTGGGATGCGGTGGCCGCCCTCTATGCGGCGGACGGGTCGATGACTCGCCCGACCGCGCCCGACCAGCCAATCGTCGGGCGCGAGGCGATCCTCGCCGCTTTCCTCGCCCGGCCGTCACGCACCACGCGCCACATCTGCGCCAATATCGTGATCGATGTCGAAAGCCCGACCATGGCGCGCGGCGAGAGCGCGATGCTGTTGTTCACCGGCGCGGCGGCGCCGCTGGTCGGATCGTTTCACGACCGCTTCGTGCTGACGACGGATGGATGGCGCTTCGCCGAACGGCGCGGTTCGATCCTGTTCGCGCCCTGA